CTCCCAGTCACTCCTCAGCAGTTTGGCTTTTCTTCCTGAAGCTAGTCACTCCAAAAGCTTTCTAGGTTAAAGTCAGTGGACATCGCCATCTTTTGAATAACTTTTATATTTGGGAAAATTCCCACATTGTGAGTATCCTTTTCCCTCCTATGTGGAAACCAGAACTCAGCTCTCCCTAGCTTCCTTTGTAGATAGGATGCAGGCGTGCTGATTAGACAGCTGTGTGCAAGATTAAGTTTGAAAGTGAGCACTGTGAATAAACAGGCTCTGCGTGGGGCTCCCACTTTCATGATGTCAGTGTTGCCGGGGCTTTCAGGCATAGGAGGTTCAAGATCGAATGCAAAAGTGGCATTGGTGGCATAGCAGCTGCAGTAAAACCAAGTTGCTGGTATTTTGGGCTTagtggcggcagcagcagcagctggtactgatgcaggaaaacggatgtagGGCATGAGGGCCGAGTCCCAGGTCTCGGCTGAGCCCCTGAgacatgccccgccaagtgtgggtccttggcttcgcgcaggaaagaattcaagtgcaagcCACCGTTAagttaaggtagatttatttagagagatacatactgcatagagtataaggtaaaagaaaggcaaggaaagaggtgtggggattggatgctcaggttaaagtaaaagtaggtattcactccatagacagagtgtgagccgtctccaaaggggagagagagtgcaaaagggccactaggcgtggtgttgtcactttttatggtctcaatagcttcacacacctacaggtgggatcaatccaactgccctggggaaggggctgagattaccaggaattgggtcaccacccattctttggccttttgtggttagccttggggctgtcatggcgcctgcgggcatgttatttgatcacgctgttacaatgagtatataatgaagctcaaggtctactagaagttaaacctcttaatccttaaggcccactaggaggtgaatcttccaccatttggttgttaaattgctgtcattccttgagtggctgttccctgccctcttccctcctgtctcttctTGACCCCTCAACAAACAGAATTTATAGGACAAGACTCTCTACTTTTCTCCATCCCCACTTCCACTTTCTTCATTTGGGCCCCATCATCTCTAACCTGGATTACTGCAACTCTGTCCAATTTGATCACTTACCTCCAGTTTGACTTGTCGTAGCAGCTAGAGTggtctttctaaaatgcaaacctAATTCTGTCTCTCTATGCTAAAGATCCTGTTAGACACGTGGAATCTCAGCCTTCCTCCAGACTTACCTGAATCAGAATCAGCATTTCAGCAAGATGATTAGGTGATTCCCATGTGCATTCAAGTTTGGGTTGTGCTGCTTTATAGCACTGTGCTCTTGCCCTCTGGGGTTTTTCCACGTTCTGCTTCCTTGGTCTTCCTAGCCTTTCCCTGCTTTAGATGTCTAACACTGTTCTGCAGCAGGGAAAACTTCTTCCACTGGGGAAAGCTGGGTTGGAGGCTTTTGTTTGTTCCCCCAAACACGGCACTTACTCCTTTGTACTATAATGACCTTTGTActcctttgtctttcttctaAACAGCGGTTTTCTATTCCCATTGTATTTTAGAGTCAACCTgagaacttaaaaaacaaacaaatagattCCTGGATCTCGCCCCTAGAGATTTTGGTTTTAATTGGTTTGGACACTGGTGTTTTAAAAAAGTGTCCCATATCATTATAATGTGGGGGTTGTGATAATAATTCAGAACCATCACTCTAggctgtaagctccttgagggcagggattgtgTCTTATTCACTGTTGTATTCTCAGAGCCTACCACAGTGCCAGGTGCATAAACTATACTTGTGAAAGATTGTTGCCCCTAGCTCCTCAGGGGTATGGAATCAGCTTCGTGTTGCACACACCATCATACCTCACGCCCAACCCTGCTCACATATGTTAGCAGCTGGGCAGCCCGATCATCTCATTAAACCAGGGAGCCATGTCTTGAGGAAAGAACACAAGCTGGTATTTGAAACACATCTCTAACCATTCCTGTGTGCTGttcttgtgccagtttgatgCAGGATACAATGAAGCCAGTTTAGATAATTGGATGCTAATAGGCTCATTGTTGTGAAACACTGTCTACACGCTGATCCACAAAGCAAAGCCACAAGCTGTTTGTTTATAAACTTCTTGGGTCCTGAGAATTCACAATACTGAGGAGGTTGATGACGTCAACACAGCTCTAACAAGCAGATTTTCTGAAAGTTAACCATAGTTTTATGGCATAGTAAAAACTACGTTTGGGGAGAATTTTCTTAAGTGgacacctatttttaaaaatgtaaagtgacTTCTAAAAAAGCAGTGTTAATGATATCTTATATTTatgtaatgttttatattttagaagtaaTTTCATTTCCATGATCTCATTGAGAGATGTCCcatattatagatgaggaaggtAAGGCCCAGGAAATTTGGATCACCTGCTCCAAATAAAACACCAAGCTAGAGGTGTTGCTGAAAGATCAGACCCTGTCCCTGaggagccaaataactcagagacagggtcttagagcttagaagaaaagagaagctttattactttgctgtgcaaaggggactcacagcaggctagtgccttcaaaactgtgaacccaccttggagATGGGGtagggtggttatatagccatagctccAACAATAAAGCATCATTAACAATCaccagaatcattttctcatcagaagattTAGAATGGCATAATAATGCCTCCAGGagaccaattctatagaggccagTGATTGTCACTGTTTCAATCTCTATCTTGAGAGCACTCAGGGTGTGatcttcttggtatttagccttctaaggttacagttctgtgaccttctccctggagatcgactcagagaccaagcacgATTATAGCTTTTTATTACTGGAATagagtagaaacagtaagatcaacagctttagttttaacaatgggcctggagctgtgagtagcaactgtcagtcaggtcagttgactgtttcaagggcaagcataagaacaAGCTatctgttagcctaaatgtggccattttattaatcctccttcagaGGCACAGCCAAACCATCATCCTAATCTCCTGATTACAAGTtcagtgctattttttttttcatattgtgtGTGAATCCTGACATCTTCTAGGCACTTATGATTGATTTTTGCAGCCAAGAAGGTGAATTCTgatgaaataaacaaactaaGTTGATCTGGGCTGAAAACACAGCCTCACTGCCTCCTCGCAGTGACCTCAGGCAGTGAGTGTAGCGGTTAAGAATATGGATTGATTCTAGTACCAGGCAGCCTGAATTTAGAATGCTGCTTCTTCCAACTGCTTActgtatggccttgggcaagtgctTCAGTTTCACAATCAGTCCATAAAATAGGGATAACAATGTGACCCACTTTCTAGAACTGCTCTAGGATTAAGCGTATTTGTGAAACATTTAGAATCATGCCTGGGCACAAGGTAAGTGTGATGTAAaactttggggggagggtatagctcaagtaggtgaaaggtagagctcatgcttaccatgcatgaggtcctgggttcaatccccagtacctcctccaaatgtaaataaataagtaaacctaattacctccccctcataaaacaaacaaacaaacaaaaaagtaaatcttTGTTAAGTAAAAATCTGGTTCAATAGTACTATTTTATACCTAACGTCCTTTTTCACATCACATATGTGATTACCTGTATTCAGTTTTCATTAAGTATCTCTTACTGGATAGCAATTGCATATAgtattatagaaaagaaaaggtgTGATTGATAGGCTTCTTTCTACAGAAATGGAATAAAGTACGTGAAAGAGCCTGGAAAGAGcacttccttttttgttgttgtagcagatctgagagagaggaaaggctCTCTCCATGGCTGCTAGGTTTCCAAAGTAGGATTCTTGCTTCAAAGAATCATTATGTTCCATCCAATTATTTGCTTTCTTGAGTCCTGCATCATAAACTCCAGCGGGCTTGTCAGGACCTGGGAgagtgtggggagggaaggagcagcagCCCCTTCTTGCTGCAGGGACACTCAGAGCACAGCCTTGTCATcagtccctctcctcctctctgggaCACTATTCAGGCTCCAAAAGCTTGAAATAGCAGCCAACAATGAAACTTTTCATCTGCCCGGAGCTTTTCCTGCTTCATATTCAATGTGAGGGAGACCAAGCCCCTAGTTGCCCAGGGAAGCGGTGATGCCAAGTCAATTAGCAGAATTTCTAGGGCTGTGAACTACTGTTACTTTCCCACTATAAAAAGTTAGTAATGAAGGTTAACTTCCCTTCTCTGTAACCTGTTGTAGTGAAAATCCGTTTTGGGGATTTCTGAGTAGGATGTATGCTTGTGACTTGGAATGTTTTGTGCAAAGCTAGCAGAAATATTTAGGGACTGAGTGTGCATTATGGCCTAAATATCTGCATTCTGTATCAATTGAACTAGATAGATGGAACTATCTGTTGATTGATAATCTACTGACTgataaacagaaataagaaaataaataaaagttaatggGTCAGTGATACTATGCAGCCCTATATAGCTTAGGTGCTGTAACGTTTTGCAAAAACTTGAAGCAAAACTTGAAAACCAGGAAAGACAAATTTTGTTATTGCTACTTTAAAATGAAGTATGTTATGACATTACCCAGGCAGATTCTCAAACATTTATAGTTGTATTAGTCTCATGTTTCTGAGACAGCTTAatccataaatattaaaaagagacaTCTAaggtatctttatatttaaaacattaaattataaattcttcATAGTTTAACATGGAGATAACAAGATGAGTGCCTTGTCATCTCcatgttaaattttatctttaccAATTAAATAATTTAGATGATATCTCAGTAAAGAAGGATCTTGGTTCAAATGTCTATTTGCTAGGAAATTCTGTGACAGAAAATTCAGATCAGTGGATACTACTGATATTCAGAAATTGATATTCCTATAGACTCAAAAATCAAAGGTTAAGAATCACATTTGctacagttgaaaaaaaaagtgaaaataataaatgtcaatgagggtgtgaagaaactggaactttTGTACATTCCTGATGGGAATACAATGTGGTGTagtggtgcagctgctgtggaaaaaagtggcaattcctcaaaaagttaaacatagaattgccTTACCACCCAGcaattcaaaataattcaaaataaaagaaaacaaagagtcAAACAGGTacttgtacaccagtgttcataatagcattatttacagttgccaaaaGTTGGGAATAACCCAAATGTCTCTAAAGAGAAGAATGggtaaacaaagtgtggtatatacatataatggaatattatttagccataaaaagaatgaagttatgatacatgttacaacatggatgaaccttgaaaacattatgctaagtgaaaagccagacacaaaaggagacACAAAAGGAGAACTGTTGTATGCTTCACTTACATGGTCTATCTAGAATAGCAATTTCATAGAGGTAGAAAGCAGATTAGAGGATATGAGGGGGTTGAGGGAATGGGGGAATGAGGACACAGTTCCTCTTTCAGTGATTAAAATTTTTGGAACTAAGGGTGATGACTGCAAAATACTGTGAATTTAGATATTGCTACTAAAATGTACGCTTAAACATggtgaaaatggtaaattttatgttatatatattttactgcagcaaaagtaaaaaaaaaaaaatcacatttgtagCATCACCCATTGCTTGCTTTTTTACAGCCCTTATAACTTTCATAGATCTAACTATAGTATAGCCCAGGTGTCCCTCTAATACAGAAACTATATTATACAAAAGCTGAGGGTATATCTCTGGTGGTCTAATTGACTGAGTCCATTGTTTGCTCTGGGATCCAGAATTTAAATGTAGGCTTCAGAATTTAAGTTTTGTGTCCTTTCTGCTGAAGAATCCTCACTGAATGTCGACTCAAAAAGAGCAAGAACAGACATCTTGAAAACCTTTCTGAAGTTCTCTCCGATAAATAGGTAGAGTGTGGGAGAAAAGACATTATTGAAAGAAGTAGTTATCACTGTGAGTATCAGAACCAACTGCAAGAGTAGTGGCTGGTTCTTAGTGACACTTAGGCCTTGGAATACATGGTAGGGCATCCAACACACAAAGAAAGAGATAATGGCGGTCATCATGACTTTGAAGGGCTTGCTGGATTTGAACACGCCCCTCTCTTTCATCTTTCTGGCAACTCTTTCATAACAAAAGGTGATGATgaagaaaggcagaaggaagcCCAGTAAGAAGCGGCTGCTGAAACAGGCTACATGAATCCATTTCCTTAATGTTTGCATCTTTTTGCTTTCCCAGTTAGGAGACACAGCATAGTTATTTTGGCAGGTCACTGTCCCATTATGGTCATCACGTGTCTCCCTGAAAACCAAATAGGGCATGCTGAGGGCAATGGCAGAGATCCAGACTCCCAGGATGACTCTGGAAGCCCAACGTGGGGTTCGGTGCAGCTGTGACCACACCGGGTGAAGGGTGAGAAGATAACGATCCACACTGATGGCcgagaggaagaaaacagaggcgAACATCCCTACAGACAAAGTGCTGTTAAAGATCTTGCACATGGCCATTCCAAAGCTCCAGTGATTGTCCTGAACGTAGGAGATGGCCAGAAATGGCAAAA
This is a stretch of genomic DNA from Camelus ferus isolate YT-003-E chromosome 6, BCGSAC_Cfer_1.0, whole genome shotgun sequence. It encodes these proteins:
- the GPR33 gene encoding probable G-protein coupled receptor 33 — its product is MDLTNSTDYLLNVSTSIRNNNHFPTPASKVIVMLLLSMTFIIGTITDGLYLWVLKFKMKKTVNTLLFFHLILSYFISVLFLPFLAISYVQDNHWSFGMAMCKIFNSTLSVGMFASVFFLSAISVDRYLLTLHPVWSQLHRTPRWASRVILGVWISAIALSMPYLVFRETRDDHNGTVTCQNNYAVSPNWESKKMQTLRKWIHVACFSSRFLLGFLLPFFIITFCYERVARKMKERGVFKSSKPFKVMMTAIISFFVCWMPYHVFQGLSVTKNQPLLLQLVLILTVITTSFNNVFSPTLYLFIGENFRKVFKMSVLALFESTFSEDSSAERTQNLNSEAYI